One window of Burkholderia cepacia GG4 genomic DNA carries:
- a CDS encoding response regulator, with translation MRVLLVEDNPNLAQSLNDALSAARFAVDHMADGEAADHVLRTQDYALVILDLGLPKLDGLEVLRRLRARRNPVPVLILTAHGSVEDRVKGLDLGADDYLAKPFELTELEARARALIRRSLGHEHSLVECGPLSYDSVDRSFRLAGEPLSLTPRERSVLEVLILRNGRAINKETLSEKIFGLDESVNADAIEIYVYRLRKKLENTGIAIVTLRGLGYLLEAKALA, from the coding sequence ATGCGTGTGCTGCTCGTAGAAGACAACCCGAACCTGGCGCAGTCGCTGAACGACGCGCTGAGCGCCGCGCGCTTCGCGGTCGATCACATGGCGGACGGGGAGGCGGCGGATCACGTGCTGCGCACGCAGGACTACGCGCTGGTGATCCTCGATCTCGGGTTGCCGAAGCTCGACGGGCTCGAGGTGCTGCGGCGGCTGCGCGCGCGCCGCAATCCGGTGCCGGTGCTGATCCTCACCGCGCACGGCTCGGTGGAGGACCGCGTGAAGGGGCTCGATCTCGGGGCCGACGATTATCTCGCGAAGCCGTTCGAGCTGACCGAGCTGGAGGCGCGCGCCCGTGCGCTGATCCGGCGCAGCCTCGGCCACGAGCATTCGCTGGTCGAATGCGGGCCGCTGTCGTACGACAGCGTCGACCGCAGCTTCCGTCTCGCCGGCGAACCGCTGTCGCTCACGCCGCGCGAGCGTTCGGTGCTGGAGGTGCTGATCCTGCGCAATGGCCGCGCGATCAACAAGGAGACGCTGTCGGAGAAGATCTTCGGGCTCGACGAGTCGGTCAACGCCGATGCGATCGAGATCTACGTGTACCGGCTGCGCAAGAAGCTGGAGAACACCGGCATCGCGATCGTCACGCTGCGGGGGCTCGGGTATCTGCTCGAAGCGAAGGCGCTGGCATGA
- a CDS encoding MOSC domain-containing protein, whose protein sequence is MPAISELFVYPIKSCAGIALSRAQLLETGLAYDRHWLITTPDGMMITQRTHPRLALIRTALDSDALVLNAPGMRELRTPLDGDATPATPKMAATVWRDTVDAIDTGAETAAWLTEFLGTPTKLARFGADARRGCNRKWTGDIDTHTQFADGYPLLVIGQSSLDDLNAKLVAKGAPAIPMNRFRPNIVVSDLEAYEEDFVEHLDAEGATPVRLRLVKLCTRCPMPTIDQVTGAPNPDWPHEPTDTMQTYRANPNYEDALTFGINAIVVEGAGAWLEVGQAVEAEIGFGD, encoded by the coding sequence ATGCCAGCCATCTCCGAACTCTTCGTCTACCCGATCAAGTCCTGCGCCGGCATCGCGCTGTCGCGCGCGCAGCTGCTCGAAACGGGCCTCGCGTACGATCGCCACTGGCTGATCACCACCCCCGACGGGATGATGATCACGCAGCGCACGCACCCGCGCCTCGCGCTGATCCGCACCGCGCTCGACAGCGACGCGCTCGTGCTGAACGCGCCGGGCATGCGCGAGCTCCGTACCCCGCTCGACGGCGACGCGACGCCCGCTACGCCGAAGATGGCCGCGACCGTCTGGCGCGACACCGTCGACGCGATCGACACGGGCGCCGAAACGGCCGCATGGCTCACCGAATTCCTCGGCACGCCCACGAAGCTCGCGCGCTTCGGCGCGGATGCGCGCCGCGGCTGCAACCGCAAGTGGACCGGCGACATCGACACGCACACGCAGTTCGCGGACGGCTATCCGTTGCTCGTGATCGGCCAGTCGTCGCTCGACGACCTGAATGCGAAGCTCGTCGCGAAAGGCGCGCCGGCGATCCCGATGAACCGCTTCCGCCCGAACATCGTCGTGTCGGATCTCGAGGCGTACGAAGAGGATTTCGTCGAACATCTCGACGCCGAAGGCGCGACGCCCGTGCGGCTGCGCCTCGTGAAGCTGTGCACGCGCTGCCCGATGCCGACGATCGACCAGGTGACCGGCGCGCCGAACCCGGACTGGCCGCACGAGCCGACCGACACGATGCAGACCTATCGTGCGAACCCGAACTACGAAGACGCGCTGACGTTCGGCATCAACGCGATCGTCGTCGAAGGGGCGGGCGCGTGGCTCGAGGTCGGGCAAGCGGTCGAAGCGGAGATCGGATTCGGCGATTGA
- a CDS encoding ABC transporter permease yields the protein MLSTSTRGTAPAVPPTTGQGGAIPALPANGLQPLAGMLRWIVVAVLTVAVALPLGFILFQSLLSAPFFDANKTLGIEGFRFVFTDPDFWAAVKNSFIIAGGMLFISIPLGGILAFLMVRTDLPGRRWLEPLLLTPVFVSPMVLAFGYVVAAGPVGFYSVWFKGLFGVQNVPWNVYSIFAITLIVGLTHVPHVYLYSSAALRNLGSDVEEAARVTGARPFRVALDVSLPMTMPALLFAGVLVFFLGFEVFGLPLVLGDPEGHLVLATYLYKLTNKLGVPSYHLMAAVAVCIVAITFPLVLLQRRLLKTANRFVTVKGKAGRATVLPLGVWRWVALAIVGLWLMLTVIVPISGIVLRAFVTNWGEGVALAEVLTLSNFIELFEQDNLVRAIVNTLGIGVIGGALAIGFYSLVAFAGHRRHDWATRLLDYLVLLPRAVPGLLAGLAFLWIFLFVPGLRELKNSMWSIWIAYTVVWLAYGMRLIQSALLQVGPELEEAGRSVGATRSRVSLDVTLPLVRFGLLAAWLLIFMIFEREYSTAVYLLSPGTEVIGALLVSLWATGAVDQVAALSVINIAMVGAGLGVALRFGVKLHG from the coding sequence ATGCTTTCAACCAGCACACGCGGAACGGCGCCGGCCGTTCCGCCCACCACCGGCCAAGGCGGCGCGATTCCCGCGCTGCCGGCCAACGGCCTGCAGCCGCTCGCCGGCATGCTGCGCTGGATCGTCGTCGCGGTGCTCACCGTCGCGGTCGCGCTGCCGCTCGGCTTCATCCTGTTCCAGAGCCTGCTGTCCGCGCCGTTCTTCGACGCGAACAAGACGCTCGGCATCGAGGGCTTCCGCTTCGTCTTCACCGACCCGGACTTCTGGGCGGCCGTGAAGAACTCGTTCATCATCGCCGGCGGGATGCTGTTCATTTCGATCCCGCTCGGCGGCATCCTCGCGTTCCTGATGGTGCGCACCGACCTGCCCGGCCGCCGCTGGCTCGAGCCGCTGCTGCTCACGCCCGTGTTCGTGTCGCCGATGGTGCTCGCGTTCGGCTACGTGGTCGCGGCCGGCCCGGTCGGTTTCTACTCGGTGTGGTTCAAGGGACTGTTCGGGGTGCAGAACGTACCCTGGAACGTCTACTCGATCTTCGCGATCACGCTGATCGTCGGCCTCACGCACGTGCCTCACGTGTACCTGTACTCGTCGGCCGCGCTGCGCAACCTCGGCTCGGACGTCGAGGAAGCCGCCCGCGTGACGGGGGCCCGGCCGTTCCGAGTCGCGCTCGACGTGAGCCTGCCGATGACGATGCCCGCGCTGCTGTTCGCCGGCGTGCTCGTGTTCTTCCTCGGCTTCGAGGTGTTCGGGCTGCCGCTCGTGCTCGGCGATCCGGAAGGCCATCTCGTGCTCGCGACCTACCTGTACAAGCTGACCAACAAGCTCGGCGTGCCGTCATACCACCTGATGGCCGCGGTCGCGGTGTGCATCGTCGCGATCACGTTCCCGCTCGTGCTGCTGCAGCGGCGTCTGCTGAAGACCGCGAACCGCTTCGTCACCGTGAAGGGCAAGGCCGGCCGCGCGACGGTGCTGCCGCTCGGCGTGTGGCGCTGGGTCGCGCTCGCGATCGTCGGGCTGTGGCTGATGCTGACCGTGATCGTGCCGATCTCGGGCATCGTGCTGCGCGCGTTCGTGACCAACTGGGGCGAAGGCGTGGCGCTCGCCGAAGTACTGACGCTGTCGAACTTCATCGAGCTGTTCGAGCAGGACAACCTGGTGCGCGCGATCGTCAACACGCTCGGCATCGGCGTGATCGGCGGCGCGCTCGCGATCGGCTTCTACTCGCTCGTCGCGTTCGCCGGCCATCGCCGCCACGACTGGGCGACCAGGCTGCTCGACTACCTCGTGCTGCTGCCGCGCGCGGTGCCGGGCCTGCTCGCCGGTCTCGCGTTCCTGTGGATCTTCCTGTTCGTGCCGGGCCTGCGCGAGCTGAAGAACTCGATGTGGAGCATCTGGATCGCGTACACGGTCGTGTGGCTCGCGTACGGGATGCGGCTGATCCAGAGCGCGCTGCTGCAGGTCGGCCCGGAGCTCGAGGAAGCCGGCCGCAGCGTCGGCGCGACGCGCAGCCGCGTGTCGCTCGACGTGACGCTGCCGCTCGTGCGCTTCGGCCTGCTCGCCGCGTGGCTCCTGATCTTCATGATCTTCGAGCGCGAATACTCGACCGCCGTCTATCTGCTGTCGCCCGGCACCGAAGTGATCGGCGCGCTGCTCGTGTCGCTGTGGGCGACCGGCGCCGTCGACCAGGTCGCCGCGCTCTCTGTCATCAACATCGCGATGGTCGGCGCCGGTCTCGGCGTGGCCCTGCGCTTCGGAGTGAAACTTCATGGATAA
- a CDS encoding ABC transporter ATP-binding protein: protein MDKLIVDDLHLSYGANPILKGVSFELKAGEVVCLLGASGSGKTTLLRAVAGLEQPSDGRIQLDDRVFFDGAQRVDLPVEQRSLGLVFQSYALWPHRTVADNVGYGLKLRRVAPAEQKRRVQTALDQLGLGHLAERFPHQLSGGQQQRVAIARALVYNPPVILLDEPLSNLDAKLREEARAWLRELIVSLGLSALCVTHDQTEAMAMSDRILLLRNGRIEQEGTPAELYGAPRSLYTAEFMGSNNRIDARVAAVDGERVTLAGDGWELQALARDTFAPGQDAQAVIRLERVQVADGPGANRLQADLVTSMYLGDRWEYLFHCGEMRLRAFGHVPRAAGKHWIEFPTIDCWAFAKAG, encoded by the coding sequence ATGGATAAGCTCATCGTCGACGACCTGCATCTCAGCTACGGCGCCAACCCGATCCTCAAGGGCGTGTCGTTCGAACTGAAGGCCGGCGAAGTCGTGTGCCTGCTCGGCGCGTCGGGCAGCGGCAAGACCACGCTGCTGCGCGCGGTGGCCGGCCTCGAGCAGCCGTCCGACGGGCGCATCCAGCTCGACGACCGCGTGTTCTTCGACGGCGCGCAGCGCGTCGACCTGCCCGTCGAACAGCGTTCGCTCGGCCTCGTGTTCCAGTCGTACGCGCTGTGGCCGCACCGCACCGTCGCCGACAACGTCGGTTACGGGCTGAAGCTGCGCCGCGTCGCGCCGGCCGAACAGAAGCGCCGCGTGCAGACCGCGCTCGACCAGCTCGGCCTCGGCCACCTCGCCGAACGCTTTCCGCACCAGCTGTCGGGCGGCCAGCAGCAGCGTGTCGCGATCGCGCGCGCGCTCGTCTACAACCCGCCGGTGATCCTCCTCGACGAGCCGCTGTCGAACCTCGACGCGAAGCTGCGCGAGGAAGCGCGTGCGTGGCTGCGCGAGCTGATCGTGTCGCTCGGGCTGTCGGCCCTGTGCGTGACACATGACCAGACCGAGGCGATGGCGATGTCCGACCGCATCCTGCTGCTGCGCAACGGCCGCATCGAGCAGGAAGGCACGCCGGCCGAGCTGTACGGTGCACCGCGCTCGCTGTACACGGCCGAGTTCATGGGCAGCAACAACCGCATCGACGCGCGCGTCGCGGCCGTCGACGGCGAGCGCGTGACGCTTGCCGGCGACGGCTGGGAACTGCAGGCGCTGGCCCGCGACACGTTCGCGCCGGGGCAGGATGCGCAGGCCGTGATCCGCCTCGAACGCGTACAGGTCGCCGACGGCCCTGGCGCGAACCGGCTGCAGGCCGACCTCGTCACGTCGATGTATCTCGGCGACCGCTGGGAATACCTGTTCCATTGCGGCGAGATGCGCCTGCGCGCGTTCGGCCACGTGCCGCGTGCGGCCGGCAAGCACTGGATCGAATTCCCGACCATCGACTGCTGGGCGTTCGCGAAAGCGGGCTGA
- a CDS encoding ABC transporter substrate-binding protein: MPFAPKHLAAALAIVLGTAAGGAAAQVPAGYPGNYQGVVDAAKQEGKLIVYSTTDTGLVRPLIKDFESLYGVKVEYNDMNSTELYNRYISENAASSTSADVLWSSAMDLQVKLVNDGLMASYDSPESANVPHWAQYQKQAYGTTFEPLAIVYNKRLIPENEVPKTRADLIKLLTTQADKFKGKVTTYDIEKSGVGFNYLTQDAHVNEKVTWELVKAIGATGPKLQSSTGAMMERISSGENLIGYNIIGSYAYAKAKKDKSIGYVFPKDYTQVVSRLATVSKKAKNPNAAKLWVDYLLSKRGQTLIANQANLYAIRADVTGETSAASLTKELGDSLKPIQIGTGLLVYLDQQKRLAFLKQWQQSIKR; encoded by the coding sequence ATGCCGTTTGCACCGAAGCACCTCGCCGCCGCGCTGGCGATCGTCCTGGGCACCGCAGCCGGCGGCGCCGCCGCGCAGGTTCCGGCCGGGTATCCGGGTAACTACCAGGGTGTGGTGGACGCCGCGAAGCAGGAAGGCAAGCTGATCGTCTACTCGACGACCGACACGGGCCTCGTGCGCCCGCTGATCAAGGACTTCGAAAGCCTGTACGGCGTGAAGGTCGAGTACAACGATATGAACAGCACCGAGCTGTACAACCGCTACATCAGCGAGAACGCGGCCAGCAGCACCAGCGCCGACGTGCTGTGGAGCTCGGCGATGGACCTGCAGGTCAAGCTCGTCAACGACGGCTTGATGGCATCGTACGATTCGCCCGAAAGCGCCAACGTGCCGCACTGGGCGCAATACCAGAAGCAGGCGTACGGCACGACGTTCGAGCCGCTCGCGATCGTCTACAACAAGCGCCTGATCCCCGAGAACGAGGTGCCGAAGACGCGCGCCGACCTGATCAAGCTGCTCACGACGCAGGCCGACAAGTTCAAGGGCAAGGTCACGACCTACGACATCGAGAAATCGGGTGTCGGCTTCAACTACCTGACGCAGGACGCGCACGTGAACGAGAAGGTCACGTGGGAGCTCGTGAAGGCGATCGGCGCGACCGGCCCGAAGCTGCAGTCGAGCACCGGCGCGATGATGGAGCGGATCTCGTCGGGCGAGAACCTGATCGGCTACAACATCATCGGTTCGTATGCGTACGCAAAGGCCAAGAAGGACAAGTCCATCGGCTACGTGTTTCCGAAGGACTACACGCAGGTCGTGAGCCGCCTCGCCACCGTGTCGAAGAAGGCGAAGAACCCGAACGCCGCGAAGCTGTGGGTCGACTACCTGCTGTCGAAGCGCGGCCAGACGCTGATCGCGAACCAGGCGAACCTGTACGCGATCCGCGCGGACGTGACGGGCGAAACGTCGGCCGCGAGCCTCACGAAGGAACTGGGCGATTCGCTGAAGCCGATCCAGATCGGCACCGGCCTGCTCGTCTATCTCGACCAGCAGAAGCGCCTCGCTTTCCTGAAGCAATGGCAGCAGTCGATCAAGCGCTGA
- a CDS encoding sensor histidine kinase, protein MTCRPNLRTQVALWLLLPLLGLLALDSWLTYQRAMSAAHVAFDRTLSSSLKSIREGVRLNEGEIEIDLPYLALEMFESGDGGKIYYLIREDNGHTITGYPDLPLPQGDGALFATRYYDVVYRGEQLRMAALRVPVHDVPTAQTRIVWVMVGETIEARQALAREILMGSLLQEGLLVVLALGIVWLGVGRGLRPLNRLSATVAARSDGDPTPLDTGGMPSELAPLVESINQYIGRTQRMQVARRRFFADAAHQLKTPLAAVQAGVELALRPDEQPRVNVHLRRVNGAVRQAAKIVQQLLSLSRLDSDSGHAVAHQPVALHRLARSVTLDWSPVARSRDIDLGFEHEADVDVLGQADLLGEMIGNLVDNAIRYAGDRAVITVRVSRDGEHARLDVIDNGPGIPAGERDAVFERFHRGSKTQTVEGTGLGLSIVREIARVHLGSVVLADAAGGGLIVTVTLPTVRVAQ, encoded by the coding sequence ATGACCTGCCGCCCGAACCTGCGCACGCAAGTCGCGCTGTGGCTGCTGCTGCCGCTGCTCGGCCTGCTCGCGCTCGACTCGTGGCTCACGTACCAGCGCGCGATGAGCGCCGCGCACGTCGCGTTCGACCGCACGCTGTCGTCGTCGCTGAAGTCGATCCGCGAAGGCGTGCGGCTCAACGAGGGCGAGATCGAGATCGACCTGCCGTATCTCGCGCTCGAGATGTTCGAGTCGGGCGACGGCGGCAAGATCTACTACCTGATCCGCGAGGACAACGGTCACACGATCACGGGCTATCCGGACCTGCCGCTGCCGCAGGGCGACGGCGCGCTATTCGCCACGCGCTACTACGACGTCGTCTATCGCGGCGAGCAACTGCGCATGGCCGCGCTGCGCGTGCCGGTGCACGACGTGCCGACCGCGCAGACGCGCATCGTGTGGGTCATGGTTGGCGAGACGATCGAGGCGCGCCAGGCGCTCGCGCGCGAGATCCTGATGGGCTCGCTGCTGCAGGAGGGGCTGCTGGTCGTGCTCGCGCTCGGGATCGTGTGGCTCGGCGTCGGGCGCGGGCTGCGGCCGCTGAACCGGCTGTCGGCGACGGTCGCCGCGCGCAGCGACGGCGATCCGACGCCGCTCGACACCGGCGGCATGCCGAGCGAGCTTGCGCCGCTCGTCGAGTCGATCAATCAGTACATTGGCCGCACGCAGCGGATGCAGGTCGCGCGGCGGCGCTTCTTCGCGGATGCGGCCCATCAGCTGAAGACGCCGCTCGCTGCCGTGCAGGCCGGCGTCGAGCTGGCATTGCGGCCCGACGAGCAGCCGCGCGTGAACGTGCATCTGCGGCGCGTGAACGGCGCAGTGCGGCAGGCCGCGAAGATCGTCCAGCAGCTGCTGTCGCTGTCGCGGCTCGATTCGGACAGCGGCCATGCGGTCGCGCACCAGCCGGTCGCGCTGCACCGGCTCGCGCGCAGCGTGACGCTCGACTGGTCGCCGGTCGCGCGCTCGCGCGACATCGACCTGGGATTCGAGCACGAGGCCGATGTCGACGTGCTCGGGCAGGCGGACCTGCTCGGCGAAATGATCGGCAACCTGGTCGACAACGCGATCCGCTACGCGGGCGACCGCGCGGTGATCACGGTGCGCGTGTCGCGCGACGGTGAGCATGCGCGGCTCGACGTGATCGACAACGGGCCGGGCATTCCGGCCGGCGAGCGCGACGCGGTGTTCGAGCGCTTCCATCGCGGCAGCAAGACGCAGACGGTCGAAGGCACCGGGCTCGGGCTGTCGATCGTGCGCGAGATCGCGCGCGTGCATCTGGGCAGCGTGGTGCTCGCCGATGCGGCGGGCGGCGGGTTGATCGTGACGGTGACGCTGCCGACCGTGCGGGTGGCGCAGTAG
- a CDS encoding ABC transporter substrate-binding protein, protein MNPTRRHFLAQASALAAVTLAPAALHAQAGARPLLRAGDQKGGLRALLEAAGELNGLAYDIAWTEFPAAAPLAEALNAAAVDCGPIGDAPVIFALASGARIKVIGANRSDPYGTAVLVRPDATLKDATDLKGKRIGTTRGSIGHFVTLKALDAAGLPPDAVSFRFLPPADTMLALATGSIDAWATWEPYTALAETSGRARVLVNGRGLWSGLSYVAATDAALASKRDVLHDFLQRVVRAQVWSYRHADAYSAALARIIGIPPAAAKLQFERRNTRWQPIDAAVIAGQQRTADFYLKAGLLRQPLDVRTTFDLGFPLA, encoded by the coding sequence ATGAATCCGACCCGACGCCACTTCCTCGCGCAGGCCAGCGCCCTCGCCGCCGTCACCCTGGCGCCGGCCGCGCTGCACGCGCAAGCGGGCGCGCGCCCGCTGCTGCGTGCCGGCGACCAGAAAGGCGGGCTGCGCGCGCTGCTCGAAGCCGCCGGCGAACTGAACGGCCTCGCGTACGACATCGCGTGGACCGAGTTCCCGGCCGCCGCGCCGCTGGCCGAAGCGCTGAACGCGGCAGCTGTCGATTGCGGGCCGATCGGCGACGCGCCGGTGATCTTCGCGCTCGCGTCGGGCGCCCGCATCAAGGTGATCGGCGCGAACCGTTCCGACCCGTACGGCACCGCCGTGCTCGTGCGGCCCGACGCGACGCTGAAAGACGCGACCGACCTGAAAGGCAAGCGCATCGGCACCACGCGCGGCTCGATCGGCCATTTCGTCACGCTGAAGGCACTCGACGCGGCCGGCCTGCCGCCGGACGCCGTGTCGTTCCGCTTCCTGCCGCCGGCCGACACGATGCTTGCGCTCGCAACCGGATCGATCGACGCATGGGCGACGTGGGAACCCTATACCGCACTCGCGGAAACGAGCGGCCGCGCGCGCGTGCTGGTCAACGGCCGCGGCCTGTGGTCGGGCCTCAGCTACGTCGCGGCGACCGACGCCGCGCTCGCATCGAAGCGCGACGTGCTGCACGACTTCCTGCAACGTGTCGTGCGCGCGCAGGTCTGGTCGTACCGGCACGCCGACGCATATTCCGCGGCGCTCGCGCGCATCATCGGCATCCCGCCAGCGGCCGCGAAGCTGCAGTTCGAGCGCCGCAACACGCGCTGGCAACCGATCGACGCGGCCGTGATCGCCGGGCAGCAGCGCACCGCAGACTTCTACCTGAAGGCCGGGCTGCTGCGCCAGCCGCTCGACGTGCGCACGACCTTCGACCTGGGCTTTCCGCTGGCGTGA